The Streptomyces avermitilis MA-4680 = NBRC 14893 genome contains a region encoding:
- a CDS encoding GPW/gp25 family protein, with product MSAHPDYARTHLDFPFHVDARGRSAGTSDEGHVRDLIEQLLFTVPGERVNRPDFGSGVLQLVFAPGGQELAGAVEYSLQASLQRWLTDVIQVERVEVEAEEAELRITVGYVLLATGEPGTAVVERGTGP from the coding sequence GTGAGCGCGCACCCGGACTACGCGAGGACGCATCTGGACTTCCCCTTCCACGTCGACGCGCGTGGCCGGTCGGCCGGCACGAGCGACGAGGGCCATGTCCGTGACCTGATCGAGCAGTTGCTATTCACCGTGCCGGGCGAGCGCGTGAACCGGCCGGACTTCGGTTCCGGGGTGCTGCAGTTGGTGTTCGCGCCGGGCGGCCAGGAGCTGGCCGGTGCGGTGGAGTACTCCCTCCAGGCCTCGCTGCAGCGCTGGTTGACCGATGTGATCCAGGTCGAGCGGGTCGAGGTGGAGGCCGAGGAGGCGGAGCTGCGGATCACCGTCGGCTATGTGCTGCTCGCGACGGGCGAGCCGGGCACGGCCGTGGTGGAACGGGGGACGGGACCATGA
- a CDS encoding phage baseplate assembly protein V — MTNMDDIGYVESPGFFSPAQREDAEPPGARRFYGKYRGSVVNNVDPLGTGRLLVSVPDVFGLFPTSWAMPCVPLGGLQSGMFVRPPQQAGVWVEFEGGNPDHPIWTGFFWGGRAETPATAGTLVPGSPVFLVETSGKSKIAVSDSPVTPMKGGGVLLQSPSASITVDSAGVTITAANISLNGLVDINNGALVVKTA, encoded by the coding sequence ATGACGAACATGGACGACATCGGCTACGTGGAGTCGCCGGGCTTCTTCAGCCCCGCGCAGCGCGAGGACGCCGAGCCGCCGGGCGCGCGGCGCTTCTACGGCAAGTACCGGGGCTCGGTGGTCAACAACGTCGATCCGCTGGGCACGGGCCGACTGCTGGTGAGCGTGCCGGACGTGTTCGGGCTGTTCCCGACCAGCTGGGCGATGCCGTGCGTGCCACTCGGCGGGCTGCAGTCCGGGATGTTCGTGAGGCCGCCCCAACAGGCCGGGGTGTGGGTGGAGTTCGAGGGCGGTAACCCCGACCACCCGATCTGGACGGGCTTCTTCTGGGGCGGCCGCGCCGAGACCCCGGCCACGGCCGGCACGCTCGTCCCCGGCTCCCCGGTCTTCCTCGTGGAGACCTCGGGCAAGAGCAAGATCGCCGTCAGCGACTCGCCCGTCACGCCGATGAAGGGCGGCGGGGTACTGCTGCAGTCGCCGTCCGCGTCGATCACCGTGGACAGCGCGGGCGTGACCATCACGGCGGCCAACATCAGCCTGAACGGCCTGGTCGACATCAACAACGGCGCGCTCGTCGTGAAGACGGCGTGA
- a CDS encoding putative baseplate assembly protein has product MCATGEGSCCCTTGAGTPLPTDNPPGAARLRARAGTHATFLASMTRALSGSAHPELAELSTRDPADPALALLDAWACVGDVLTFYQERIADEGYLGTATERRSLVELGRLVGYRPRPGLAADGWLAYTLDPDPADVEVTVPAGSQVQSVPDPGAQPVVFETAEDLVARPSWGALRVRTRRPMPMTRECALGLRVVYVDGVSAGVAPNDRLLFHFDDGKLPTLRIVESVHADALAGTTAVALVRISDKFEKACRETVGRTGRAAFVRLDVLRVRAAPFGTAAPQKLKSTGEVGATAAAVPEFEEWPLDPALYTVGTKPEEERRRLWLDGDHPRILRGSWIVIESADGWGTPFQATDVRSRGLAHYGITGKVTVLDLPTTWYDNPADGTPLLSLHRGLTVHAQAEPLTLADGPFTDGLTGSAVDLDRVITAPPPSRTVLISGAPVDGGAPAGEVAHVLATHTVTDPNRPGATPYTVLELAAGLRHTYRRDTVTVWGNAVRATHGETREEPALGSGDASRPGQTFTLAAHPLTHVAAPAADGGQAELTVRVGESAWSETDEIAHAAPAEHAYELRADDTGTATVTFGDGRRGSRLPTGTANIAARYRVGLGRAGNLRAGQLSQLRAKPLGIDAVVNPLSTGGGTDADTDAALRGRAPLPTLAMDRLVGLRDYADFTLARAGIGRAAAARLTVGGRELVHVTVAGVDDAELDPDTAVVTSLLAAFRRYGDPGVPAAVAPRTRWNLVLQARIGIAPDRSAVLLEPRVRAEFERVFAFGARELGRSAYVAEAVAALQGVPGVVFVDVRRFGATLGTTPADAAEVTGVAQRVLARPARVEFGAAPPTEVVRPADLVVAAPGLPGFVVLNLEVAR; this is encoded by the coding sequence ATGTGCGCCACGGGTGAGGGCAGTTGCTGCTGCACGACCGGGGCCGGGACCCCGCTGCCGACGGACAACCCGCCCGGCGCCGCGCGGTTGCGCGCCCGGGCCGGCACCCACGCCACGTTCCTCGCGTCGATGACCAGGGCCCTGTCCGGCTCCGCGCACCCCGAACTGGCCGAGCTCAGCACCCGGGACCCCGCCGACCCCGCGCTGGCCCTGCTGGACGCGTGGGCCTGCGTCGGTGACGTCCTGACCTTCTATCAGGAGCGCATCGCCGACGAGGGCTACCTCGGGACCGCCACCGAACGCCGGTCGCTGGTGGAGCTGGGCCGCCTGGTCGGGTACCGGCCGCGGCCGGGCCTGGCGGCGGACGGGTGGCTCGCCTACACCCTGGATCCGGACCCGGCCGACGTGGAGGTCACGGTCCCCGCCGGGTCGCAGGTGCAGAGCGTGCCGGATCCGGGGGCACAGCCCGTGGTGTTCGAGACGGCGGAGGATCTGGTGGCGCGGCCTTCGTGGGGCGCGCTTCGGGTGCGGACTCGGCGGCCGATGCCGATGACACGCGAGTGCGCGCTGGGACTGCGGGTCGTGTACGTGGACGGGGTGAGCGCGGGGGTCGCCCCGAACGACCGGCTGCTGTTCCACTTCGACGACGGCAAGCTGCCCACGTTGCGGATCGTGGAGTCCGTTCACGCCGACGCCCTGGCGGGCACGACAGCCGTCGCTCTGGTGCGGATCTCCGACAAGTTCGAGAAGGCGTGCCGGGAGACCGTCGGGAGGACGGGGAGGGCCGCGTTCGTACGGCTCGACGTGCTGCGGGTCAGGGCGGCGCCGTTCGGTACCGCCGCGCCGCAGAAACTGAAGTCCACCGGCGAGGTGGGAGCCACCGCCGCGGCGGTCCCGGAGTTCGAGGAATGGCCGTTGGACCCCGCCCTCTACACAGTGGGGACGAAACCCGAGGAGGAAAGGCGCCGGCTCTGGCTGGACGGGGACCATCCGCGGATCCTGCGGGGCAGCTGGATCGTCATCGAGTCGGCTGACGGCTGGGGGACGCCGTTCCAGGCCACCGACGTCCGCAGCCGCGGCCTCGCGCACTACGGCATCACGGGCAAGGTCACCGTCCTCGACCTGCCGACGACGTGGTACGACAACCCGGCTGACGGCACCCCGTTGCTGAGCCTGCACAGGGGCCTCACCGTCCACGCCCAGGCCGAGCCCCTCACCCTCGCCGACGGCCCCTTCACCGACGGGCTCACGGGATCCGCCGTCGACCTGGACCGGGTGATCACCGCCCCGCCCCCGTCCCGCACCGTCCTCATCAGCGGCGCCCCCGTCGACGGCGGCGCGCCCGCCGGCGAGGTCGCCCACGTCCTGGCCACCCACACGGTCACCGACCCCAACCGGCCGGGGGCGACCCCGTACACCGTCCTCGAACTGGCCGCCGGGCTGCGCCACACCTACCGCCGCGACACGGTCACCGTGTGGGGCAACGCCGTACGCGCCACCCACGGCGAGACCAGGGAGGAGCCGGCGCTCGGCAGCGGCGACGCGTCCCGGCCGGGCCAGACCTTTACCCTGGCCGCGCATCCGCTCACCCACGTGGCGGCCCCCGCTGCCGACGGAGGACAGGCCGAACTCACCGTCAGGGTCGGCGAGTCGGCGTGGTCCGAGACGGACGAGATCGCCCACGCCGCCCCCGCCGAGCACGCCTACGAACTCCGTGCGGACGACACCGGCACCGCCACCGTCACCTTCGGGGACGGCCGTCGCGGGTCCCGGCTGCCCACCGGCACGGCCAACATCGCCGCCCGCTACCGGGTCGGCCTCGGGCGCGCGGGCAACCTGCGGGCCGGGCAGTTGAGCCAGTTGCGCGCCAAGCCCCTCGGGATCGACGCCGTCGTCAATCCGCTGTCCACCGGCGGCGGCACCGACGCCGACACCGACGCCGCGCTGCGCGGCCGGGCGCCGCTGCCGACGCTGGCCATGGACCGCCTCGTCGGCCTGCGTGACTACGCCGACTTCACGCTGGCCCGGGCCGGTATCGGCCGGGCGGCCGCCGCCCGGCTGACCGTCGGCGGCCGCGAACTCGTGCACGTCACCGTGGCCGGTGTCGACGACGCCGAACTCGACCCGGACACGGCCGTCGTCACCTCCCTGCTGGCCGCGTTCCGCCGCTACGGCGACCCGGGCGTGCCGGCCGCCGTCGCGCCCCGCACCCGTTGGAACCTCGTCCTCCAGGCCCGGATCGGCATCGCCCCCGACCGTTCCGCCGTCCTGCTGGAGCCGCGCGTCCGGGCGGAGTTCGAGCGTGTCTTCGCCTTCGGCGCACGGGAGTTGGGCCGGAGCGCGTACGTGGCGGAGGCCGTGGCCGCGCTTCAGGGGGTGCCGGGGGTGGTCTTCGTGGACGTACGGCGTTTCGGTGCGACTCTCGGGACGACACCCGCCGACGCGGCCGAGGTCACGGGGGTCGCGCAGCGTGTCCTGGCGCGGCCGGCCCGCGTCGAGTTCGGAGCAGCGCCGCCGACGGAGGTCGTCCGTCCCGCGGATCTCGTCGTCGCCGCACCGGGCCTCCCTGGCTTCGTCGTACTGAACCTGGAGGTGGCCCGATGA
- a CDS encoding putative baseplate assembly protein, protein MTGVPDTRPCLPGERADRTRESGLGAVVAVDVDAPGRTLRVLLLGAAPDPVPGAECVRIEGPGRAVRAVSVRVEGSPPPTRRATLLVTVDRLGDRSPYTLRLVDPDRPGAPFPGFDPRHSGAEFTFTADCAEEADCAAVADSPVPATPVPALDYLVKDYASFRRLILDRLSLVSPAWADREVPDLGITLVELLAYVGDQLSYRQDAVATEAYLHTARLRTSVRRHLRLVDHRLHEGCNARTWVHLAAEEPAVLRAGTYWFATALPGVRPLVSEAQLRGATTYFERYEPVVAADLVLRPAHNEIRLWTWDGEECRLPAGTTSATLVDPGTGKERELELAPGDVLVLEEVRGPVTGVPGDADPRHRQAVRLTDVEEITDPVRGQRLLRVVWAEEDALAFPLCLATVGGERCCLFEDVSVARGNIVLVDQGSSGTPPLRLTAPTTATGPASCDDLGRPRPRTEAPLRWLPRLDTGPLTRRSPHPDPARTAAAQVRALEGIPARAAEAVADMYRRASAPPTDADLALARTLWGARAVADAGLETARDAAQRRAALTLLRARSAALLARRTARLTRLAARARAGVPLDTDTAAEVAAGWGPVLAAGLDPGDPRVAGPASAALVQDPRAALPQLTLTSAGEHWEVRADLLDSDSDDPHVVVEAEDDGTARLRFGDGQLGRAVTGGQEFLAAVRVGNGPAGIAGSGTVVHVVVSAPTDARVTAVRNPLPATGGTAPEPVADARLFGPTQYRHRLERAVTADDYSALAGEPAGVQRAATDLAWNGSWYEADVAVDALGRVDPPAALLDAVRDRLERGRRIGHDLRVDAPRTVAVEVRLQLCLAPDARRAAVERAVRARLGNGVGGLFHPDRLTFDSDLYPGRLVAEAMAVPGVVAAAVERLGRAEAPLPLVPDDGVLAFGPLEIPAGGADPSGPGAGVLWIDLAGGR, encoded by the coding sequence ATGACCGGCGTACCCGATACGCGCCCTTGTCTGCCGGGTGAGCGGGCGGACCGGACCCGGGAGAGCGGGCTCGGCGCGGTCGTCGCCGTGGATGTCGACGCGCCCGGCCGCACCCTGCGTGTGCTGCTCCTCGGCGCGGCGCCCGATCCAGTGCCCGGTGCCGAGTGCGTCCGGATCGAGGGGCCGGGACGCGCGGTGCGCGCCGTGTCCGTACGGGTGGAGGGCTCGCCGCCGCCGACCCGGCGGGCCACGCTGCTCGTCACCGTGGACCGTCTCGGCGACCGCTCCCCGTACACGCTCCGCCTGGTCGATCCAGACCGGCCCGGCGCCCCGTTCCCCGGCTTCGATCCGCGGCACAGCGGCGCGGAGTTCACCTTCACCGCCGACTGCGCCGAGGAGGCCGACTGTGCTGCTGTGGCCGACTCCCCGGTACCGGCCACGCCCGTGCCCGCCCTGGACTACCTGGTCAAGGACTACGCGAGCTTCCGCCGCCTGATCCTCGACCGGCTCTCCCTCGTCTCGCCCGCCTGGGCCGACCGGGAGGTCCCGGACCTCGGCATCACCCTCGTCGAGCTCCTCGCCTACGTCGGCGACCAGCTCTCCTACCGGCAGGACGCGGTCGCGACCGAGGCGTACCTGCACACCGCGCGCCTGCGCACCTCGGTCCGACGCCATCTGCGGCTGGTCGACCACCGTCTGCACGAGGGCTGCAACGCCCGTACCTGGGTGCATCTGGCGGCCGAGGAGCCCGCGGTGCTGCGCGCCGGGACGTACTGGTTCGCCACCGCGCTGCCCGGCGTCCGCCCGCTCGTCTCCGAGGCCCAACTGCGCGGCGCCACCACATACTTCGAGCGGTATGAGCCCGTGGTCGCCGCCGATCTGGTGCTGCGCCCGGCGCACAACGAGATCCGGCTGTGGACGTGGGACGGCGAGGAGTGCCGCCTGCCCGCCGGGACGACGTCCGCGACCCTGGTCGACCCGGGCACCGGCAAGGAGCGCGAGCTGGAGCTGGCGCCCGGCGACGTCCTGGTCCTGGAGGAGGTACGCGGCCCGGTCACCGGCGTTCCCGGCGACGCCGACCCGCGCCACCGGCAGGCGGTGCGGCTGACGGACGTGGAGGAGATCACGGACCCGGTGCGCGGGCAGCGGCTGCTGCGCGTGGTCTGGGCCGAGGAGGACGCGTTGGCCTTCCCGCTGTGCCTGGCCACCGTGGGCGGCGAGCGGTGCTGTCTGTTCGAGGACGTCAGTGTGGCCCGCGGCAACATCGTGCTGGTCGACCAGGGCAGCAGCGGCACGCCTCCCCTCCGTCTCACCGCGCCCACCACGGCCACGGGCCCGGCGTCCTGCGATGACCTGGGCCGACCTCGGCCGCGGACCGAGGCGCCCCTGCGATGGCTGCCCCGCCTGGACACCGGTCCGCTCACCCGGCGCTCGCCCCACCCCGACCCGGCGCGCACGGCGGCCGCGCAGGTGCGGGCGCTGGAGGGGATCCCCGCGCGGGCGGCGGAGGCCGTCGCGGACATGTACCGGCGGGCGAGCGCTCCGCCAACGGATGCCGACCTCGCCCTGGCCCGCACCCTGTGGGGTGCGCGGGCGGTGGCCGACGCCGGGCTGGAGACGGCGCGCGACGCCGCGCAGCGGAGGGCGGCGCTCACCCTGCTGCGCGCCCGATCGGCCGCCCTGCTGGCCCGACGCACCGCACGCCTGACCCGGCTCGCCGCACGCGCCCGCGCCGGCGTCCCCCTCGACACCGACACCGCCGCCGAAGTGGCCGCGGGCTGGGGCCCCGTCCTGGCCGCCGGGCTCGACCCGGGCGACCCACGCGTCGCGGGGCCGGCATCGGCCGCGCTCGTCCAGGATCCGCGGGCCGCGCTCCCCCAGTTGACGTTGACGTCGGCGGGCGAGCACTGGGAGGTGCGGGCCGACCTGCTCGACAGCGACAGCGACGACCCGCACGTCGTGGTCGAGGCCGAGGACGACGGCACGGCCCGACTGCGGTTCGGCGACGGGCAGTTGGGGCGGGCGGTGACCGGCGGGCAGGAGTTCCTGGCCGCCGTGCGCGTCGGCAACGGGCCTGCGGGCATCGCCGGTTCGGGCACGGTGGTGCATGTGGTGGTGAGCGCGCCGACCGACGCACGCGTCACCGCCGTACGCAATCCGCTGCCCGCCACGGGTGGTACGGCGCCCGAACCTGTCGCCGACGCACGGCTGTTCGGCCCTACGCAGTACCGGCACCGGCTGGAGCGGGCGGTCACCGCCGACGACTACAGCGCGCTGGCGGGCGAGCCGGCCGGGGTGCAGCGGGCGGCCACCGACCTTGCGTGGAACGGGAGTTGGTACGAGGCGGACGTGGCGGTCGACGCGCTGGGCCGTGTCGATCCCCCGGCGGCGCTGCTGGACGCCGTGCGCGACCGTCTCGAACGTGGTCGGCGGATCGGGCACGACCTGCGGGTGGACGCGCCGCGCACGGTCGCCGTGGAGGTACGGCTGCAGCTGTGCCTCGCGCCGGACGCGCGCCGGGCCGCCGTGGAGCGGGCGGTACGCGCCCGGCTCGGCAACGGAGTCGGGGGCCTGTTCCACCCCGACCGGCTGACCTTCGACAGCGACCTGTACCCGGGCCGGCTGGTCGCCGAGGCGATGGCGGTGCCGGGCGTGGTGGCGGCCGCGGTGGAGCGGCTGGGCCGCGCCGAGGCGCCTCTGCCGCTCGTGCCGGACGACGGGGTGCTGGCCTTCGGGCCGCTGGAGATCCCGGCGGGCGGCGCGGATCCCTCGGGCCCCGGCGCCGGGGTGTTGTGGATCGATCTGGCGGGAGGACGGTGA